Proteins encoded within one genomic window of Paenarthrobacter sp. JL.01a:
- the trpD gene encoding anthranilate phosphoribosyltransferase, with product MTSPASAPAASNTWPGLISALINGDDLAVGNTEWAMNTIMSGEATPSQIAGFLVALRAKGETVEELAGLVEAMVQHANPISISGEKLDIVGTGGDRLNTVNISTMAALVAAGAGAKVVKHGNRAASSTSGSADVLEALGVRLDLSIEQVARNAEEAGITFCFAQVFHPSFRHTAVPRRELAVPTAFNFLGPMTNPAHVQASAVGVANARMAPLVAGVLARRGSRGLVFRGDDGLDELTPTGPSTVWEIRDGSVTEQVFTPAELGIKPSTVADLRGGDAAVNAGVVREVLDGKGGPVRDAVLLNAAAGLVAFDLQAEGSLLERMRSAFDRATMSIESGKAAEVLAKWIALSQS from the coding sequence GTGACTTCTCCGGCATCGGCACCTGCAGCCAGCAATACCTGGCCAGGGCTCATTTCAGCACTGATCAACGGCGACGACCTTGCGGTGGGCAACACAGAGTGGGCCATGAACACGATCATGTCCGGTGAAGCAACCCCATCGCAGATCGCCGGTTTCCTTGTAGCCCTCCGTGCCAAGGGCGAAACGGTGGAAGAGCTTGCTGGATTGGTTGAGGCCATGGTCCAGCACGCCAACCCGATTTCCATCTCGGGCGAAAAGCTCGACATTGTCGGAACCGGTGGGGACCGGCTCAACACCGTCAACATCTCGACGATGGCGGCCCTTGTTGCTGCCGGAGCCGGGGCCAAGGTTGTGAAACACGGAAACAGGGCTGCCTCGTCGACGTCCGGTTCGGCGGACGTGCTGGAGGCGCTCGGGGTTCGGCTGGACCTTTCCATCGAGCAAGTGGCGCGCAATGCTGAAGAGGCGGGTATCACGTTCTGCTTCGCCCAGGTTTTCCACCCGTCCTTCAGGCACACGGCTGTTCCCCGTCGCGAGCTTGCCGTTCCTACCGCCTTCAATTTCCTCGGGCCCATGACCAACCCTGCCCACGTGCAGGCATCGGCTGTGGGCGTGGCGAATGCGCGGATGGCGCCGCTTGTTGCAGGAGTCCTGGCCCGGCGGGGGAGCCGTGGCCTCGTATTCCGCGGTGACGACGGACTGGATGAGTTGACGCCTACCGGGCCGTCCACTGTTTGGGAGATCAGGGATGGTTCCGTGACGGAGCAGGTCTTTACTCCTGCGGAACTTGGGATCAAGCCGTCCACCGTGGCGGACCTTCGGGGCGGTGACGCCGCGGTGAATGCCGGCGTCGTTCGTGAAGTACTTGACGGCAAGGGCGGCCCGGTCAGGGACGCCGTGCTGCTTAACGCAGCCGCCGGCTTGGTGGCCTTCGATCTTCAGGCGGAGGGTAGCCTGCTGGAACGAATGCGCTCAGCGTTCGACAGGGCAACGATGTCAATTGAGTCCGGCAAGGCCGCCGAAGTGCTGGCGAAATGGATTGCCCTGAGCCAAAGCTGA
- a CDS encoding heme-copper oxidase subunit III encodes MGTLDFYRHNVLVTSATHAPSTPAHPTLNRPNLVSVGTVVWLSSELMFFAGLFAMYFTLRSTSGLMWAEETAKLNFPFALVNTIVLVASSFTCQMGVFAAERLEPRRTGGLFQFTRWGMTEWFTLTFIMGAFFVAGQTTEYAMLVSEHVSLSSNAYGSAFYMTTGFHGLHVIGGLIAFLFIIGRAFAAKKFGHFEATSAIVTSYYWHFVDVVWIGLFLVIYVLK; translated from the coding sequence TTGGGAACTCTGGACTTTTACAGACATAATGTCCTTGTGACATCTGCGACCCATGCCCCCAGTACCCCGGCGCACCCGACGCTGAACCGCCCCAACCTGGTTTCTGTTGGAACCGTTGTTTGGCTGTCCAGTGAGTTGATGTTCTTCGCCGGCCTCTTTGCCATGTACTTCACCCTTCGCTCCACATCAGGACTGATGTGGGCCGAAGAGACGGCCAAGCTCAACTTCCCGTTTGCGCTCGTCAACACCATCGTCCTGGTGGCAAGTTCCTTTACTTGCCAGATGGGCGTCTTTGCCGCCGAGCGGCTCGAACCCCGCCGCACCGGTGGGCTCTTCCAGTTCACCCGCTGGGGCATGACCGAATGGTTCACCCTCACGTTCATCATGGGTGCCTTCTTCGTAGCCGGCCAGACCACGGAATACGCCATGCTCGTCTCCGAGCACGTCTCCCTGTCCTCCAACGCCTACGGCTCCGCCTTCTACATGACCACGGGCTTCCACGGCCTTCACGTCATCGGCGGTCTGATCGCTTTCCTCTTCATCATCGGTCGTGCGTTTGCGGCCAAGAAGTTCGGACACTTTGAAGCGACGTCGGCAATCGTCACCTCGTACTACTGGCACTTCGTCGACGTCGTTTGGATTGGCCTCTTCCTGGTCATCTACGTCCTCAAGTAA
- a CDS encoding cytochrome b gives MSASSTAEAPFVPKTKVGSFTNFVDERVGGSGILREFGRKVFPDHWSFMFGEVALYSFVILLMSGTFLTFFFDPSMAETHYQGSYTPLYNVEMSVAYNSSLNISFDVRGGLFMRQVHHWAALLFVASLGVHMLRVFFTGAFRKPREMNWVVGGVLLILAMAAGFTGYSLPDDLLSGNGLRIIDGVIKSIPVIGTYISFFLFGGEFPGTAIIGRLYVLHILLVPALILLMIVIHLFMVVVHKHTQYPGPGRNDGNVVGYPLGPVYAAKAGGFFFIVFGVLALMAAAFTINPIWNYGPYDPSPVSAGTQPDWYIGFVDGALRLMPGVVNNFHFEWIVFGHTLTLNVLLPALVPAGIIFTVLFTYPWIERWVTKDNREHHVLDRPRNAPTRTAIGVAGFTWYCVMWAAAGSDLIATHFHVSLNDVTYWLRTLFFIGPVIAFIVTKRIALALQRKDREIALHGRETGRIVRLPHGEFIEVHAPLDEYKRYKLVGFESPAPLPAQPNEHGVVTRKEKRRAALSRWFFEDRVAPATPAELEAAHSHGHHEAIAASDEQKSLSH, from the coding sequence ATGAGCGCCTCATCAACAGCTGAAGCCCCCTTCGTTCCGAAGACCAAAGTTGGTAGTTTCACCAACTTCGTAGACGAGCGTGTTGGCGGCTCCGGCATCCTGCGTGAGTTCGGCCGGAAGGTCTTCCCCGACCACTGGTCGTTCATGTTCGGTGAGGTGGCGCTGTACTCCTTCGTCATCCTGCTGATGTCGGGAACCTTCCTGACCTTCTTCTTCGACCCGTCCATGGCAGAAACCCACTACCAGGGTTCCTACACGCCGCTGTACAACGTCGAAATGTCTGTTGCCTACAACTCGTCGCTGAACATCTCCTTCGATGTCCGTGGCGGGCTGTTCATGCGCCAGGTGCACCACTGGGCAGCATTGCTGTTCGTGGCGTCCCTCGGTGTGCACATGCTGCGCGTCTTCTTCACGGGCGCCTTCCGCAAGCCCCGCGAAATGAACTGGGTTGTTGGTGGCGTGCTGCTGATCCTGGCCATGGCTGCCGGCTTCACCGGTTACTCCCTCCCCGATGACCTGCTCTCCGGCAACGGCCTGCGCATCATCGATGGCGTGATCAAGTCCATTCCGGTCATTGGTACCTACATCTCCTTCTTCCTCTTTGGTGGGGAGTTCCCAGGAACGGCCATCATCGGCCGTCTGTACGTACTGCACATCCTGCTTGTACCTGCACTGATCCTCCTGATGATCGTGATCCACTTGTTCATGGTGGTTGTGCACAAGCACACCCAGTACCCTGGCCCGGGCCGCAACGACGGCAACGTCGTCGGTTACCCCCTCGGTCCGGTGTATGCAGCCAAGGCCGGCGGCTTCTTCTTCATCGTGTTCGGTGTCCTGGCGCTCATGGCGGCAGCCTTCACCATCAACCCGATCTGGAACTACGGCCCCTACGACCCCTCCCCCGTTTCGGCAGGCACCCAGCCTGACTGGTACATCGGATTCGTGGATGGCGCACTCCGGCTCATGCCTGGCGTGGTGAACAACTTCCACTTCGAGTGGATCGTCTTCGGACACACGCTCACGCTGAACGTGCTTCTTCCGGCCCTGGTACCGGCAGGAATCATCTTCACCGTCCTGTTCACCTACCCGTGGATCGAACGCTGGGTCACCAAGGACAACCGGGAACACCACGTTCTCGACCGTCCCCGGAACGCCCCCACGCGTACGGCCATCGGCGTCGCAGGCTTCACCTGGTACTGCGTCATGTGGGCCGCTGCAGGTTCGGACCTCATCGCTACCCACTTCCACGTGTCCCTGAACGACGTGACGTACTGGCTGCGGACCCTGTTCTTCATCGGCCCGGTCATCGCCTTCATCGTCACCAAGCGCATCGCACTGGCCCTCCAGCGCAAGGACCGAGAGATTGCCCTCCACGGCCGCGAAACCGGACGCATCGTACGTCTCCCGCACGGTGAGTTCATTGAGGTCCACGCACCTTTGGACGAGTACAAGCGCTACAAGCTTGTCGGCTTCGAGTCGCCGGCTCCCCTGCCGGCACAGCCGAACGAGCATGGCGTAGTGACCCGTAAGGAAAAGCGCCGTGCAGCGCTGTCCCGCTGGTTCTTCGAAGACCGCGTTGCTCCGGC
- a CDS encoding ubiquinol-cytochrome c reductase iron-sulfur subunit codes for MGNHSDGSPNHSGTVATAGQNEVEKFQDPGLPPHRLRLADTDPVAAKRAERQVAILFGTSVIGTLVFLVAYFAIDLGDDTTIATIRTQNLLLGLGTAFAMLGIGTGIVHWAKALMPDHEVSEERHAIRTEEDRQAAVRIVDDIVEETGIKRRPLIRNTLLGAVALAPLPALAIFGDLGPRPDKALAHTMWAPEGGKLKRLTRDPDGTPIKASDVTIGSAFHVIPEGLNELHEGKLNEKAKAVVLLMRLDPNSLNPSAGRENWSYNGIVAYSKICTHVGCPVALYEQQTHHLLCPCHQSTFDLTQECKVIFGPASRPLPQLPIAVDAEGYLVATSDFREPVGPSYWERDEHERLINS; via the coding sequence ATGGGCAACCATAGTGACGGCAGTCCGAACCACTCGGGCACCGTAGCTACGGCTGGTCAGAATGAGGTGGAGAAGTTCCAGGATCCTGGTCTTCCTCCGCATCGTTTGCGCCTGGCTGACACGGACCCGGTAGCCGCAAAGCGCGCCGAGCGTCAGGTAGCCATTCTGTTTGGCACCTCCGTCATCGGAACGCTGGTCTTCCTGGTGGCGTACTTCGCCATCGACCTTGGCGACGACACCACCATTGCAACGATCCGCACGCAGAACCTCCTTCTGGGTCTCGGTACTGCCTTCGCAATGCTTGGTATCGGCACCGGCATCGTGCACTGGGCCAAGGCCCTGATGCCCGATCACGAAGTGTCCGAGGAACGCCACGCTATCCGCACCGAAGAGGACCGTCAGGCTGCAGTGCGCATCGTCGACGACATCGTCGAGGAGACCGGCATCAAGCGCCGTCCGCTGATCCGCAACACCCTTCTTGGTGCTGTCGCTTTGGCTCCCCTGCCTGCTCTCGCCATCTTCGGCGACCTGGGTCCGCGCCCGGACAAGGCACTTGCACACACGATGTGGGCTCCCGAGGGTGGCAAGCTCAAGCGCCTGACCCGTGACCCCGATGGCACCCCCATCAAGGCCTCGGATGTCACCATCGGATCGGCCTTCCACGTCATCCCCGAAGGCCTCAATGAACTCCACGAGGGCAAGCTGAACGAAAAGGCCAAGGCCGTTGTTCTCCTCATGCGCCTGGACCCCAACTCGCTGAACCCCTCCGCGGGCCGTGAAAACTGGAGCTACAACGGAATCGTTGCCTACTCCAAGATCTGCACGCACGTCGGTTGCCCCGTTGCTCTCTACGAGCAGCAGACCCACCACCTTCTGTGCCCCTGCCACCAGTCCACCTTTGACCTCACGCAGGAATGCAAGGTCATCTTCGGACCGGCCAGCCGTCCGCTTCCGCAGCTGCCCATCGCAGTTGACGCTGAGGGCTACCTCGTCGCTACCAGCGACTTCAGAGAACCTGTAGGACCGAGTTACTGGGAGCGTGACGAGCATGAGCGCCTCATCAACAGCTGA
- a CDS encoding VOC family protein — MQKISTCLWFDGQAAEAAQFYTSIFDNSSIGPGVPGPDGSALTVEFEIEGRQFMGLNGGPHFTFNEAVSLVVNCESQQEVDRYWEALLVGGEESQCGWLKDKFGLSWQIVPTAMTGLLNGPDAAGSQRAMEAMLKMRKLDLAVLQKAYDGD; from the coding sequence ATGCAGAAGATCTCTACTTGTTTGTGGTTCGACGGCCAAGCGGCTGAGGCAGCACAGTTTTACACATCGATATTCGACAACTCTTCGATCGGTCCTGGCGTGCCTGGTCCGGATGGCAGCGCCCTCACGGTCGAGTTTGAGATCGAGGGCCGGCAGTTCATGGGTCTGAATGGAGGCCCACATTTCACGTTCAATGAGGCAGTTTCCTTGGTGGTGAACTGCGAATCCCAACAGGAGGTCGACCGATACTGGGAGGCTCTGCTTGTTGGGGGAGAGGAGAGCCAGTGCGGGTGGCTCAAGGATAAGTTTGGCCTTTCCTGGCAAATTGTTCCCACTGCCATGACCGGACTCCTGAACGGTCCGGACGCCGCGGGCTCGCAACGTGCCATGGAGGCCATGTTAAAAATGCGGAAACTCGACCTCGCCGTCCTGCAAAAGGCGTACGACGGCGACTGA
- a CDS encoding DUF3054 domain-containing protein, whose protein sequence is MSSSTKSWLAAAAGDLVLILVFAAIGRDAHARGDIISGAFITAWPFLVGALAGWLALRVWRAPFSIWPSGVAVWLGAVTVGMLLRAATGQTVALPFIIVALISLGVFLLGFRALFTLIRRAATKRQHRA, encoded by the coding sequence ATGTCTTCGTCCACTAAGTCCTGGCTGGCGGCCGCCGCCGGGGATCTTGTCCTGATTCTTGTCTTTGCCGCGATCGGCCGGGACGCCCACGCCCGCGGCGACATCATCTCCGGCGCCTTCATCACCGCCTGGCCCTTTTTGGTCGGCGCGTTGGCCGGCTGGCTTGCCCTCAGGGTGTGGCGCGCACCCTTCTCCATCTGGCCTTCGGGTGTGGCAGTGTGGCTGGGCGCCGTGACTGTTGGGATGCTGCTCAGGGCCGCAACGGGGCAAACCGTGGCGCTGCCCTTCATCATTGTTGCGTTGATCAGCCTGGGCGTCTTCCTGCTCGGATTCCGTGCATTGTTCACCCTCATCCGTCGAGCCGCGACCAAGCGGCAACACCGGGCGTGA
- a CDS encoding VOC family protein yields MTSRLNPYISFRDNARDAITFYESVFGGELNISTFGDYQASQDPAEADKVMHAMLVSPNGLTIMAADTPNGMEYNPGNNISVSLSGESSDEAELRGYWDKLVDGGTVTMPLESAPWGDVFGMCVDKFGIAWLVNIAGAQQQG; encoded by the coding sequence ATGACTTCCCGCCTGAATCCCTACATCTCCTTCAGGGACAACGCCCGTGACGCGATCACTTTCTACGAGTCAGTGTTCGGCGGTGAGTTGAACATCAGCACCTTCGGCGATTACCAGGCCAGCCAGGATCCTGCCGAAGCCGACAAGGTGATGCACGCCATGCTTGTCTCGCCCAATGGCCTGACCATCATGGCCGCCGATACGCCGAACGGCATGGAGTACAACCCGGGAAACAACATTTCCGTATCGCTGAGCGGCGAATCTTCGGACGAAGCGGAACTTCGCGGCTACTGGGACAAGCTCGTCGACGGCGGAACGGTCACCATGCCGCTCGAAAGCGCACCGTGGGGGGATGTCTTTGGAATGTGCGTGGATAAGTTCGGCATAGCCTGGCTGGTGAACATCGCCGGAGCCCAGCAGCAAGGCTGA
- a CDS encoding c-type cytochrome — MKALSQKRRHPLAAIALLLMGLLLTGGLYAVATSVNQAKADTTSYSASDVEQGGKLFAANCATCHGMGASGTQDGPSLVGVGAAAVDFQVGTGRMPMQMNGPQAQKKPVQFNEEQTKQLSAYVASLGAGPAIPEEHLLDGKGDAAKGGELFRVNCAMCHNAAAAGGALTRGKFAPALADVTSQHIYEAMATGPQNMPVFNDSNVTPEDKRDIITFLKTIEANGSPGGADLGSLGPVSEGLFVWVAGLGVIIAFTIWLTSRTS; from the coding sequence GTGAAGGCACTCTCGCAGAAGCGACGTCACCCATTGGCAGCAATTGCGCTGCTGCTGATGGGCCTCCTCCTCACTGGTGGGCTTTACGCCGTCGCCACATCTGTCAACCAGGCCAAGGCCGACACCACCAGCTACAGCGCCAGTGACGTAGAACAGGGCGGCAAGCTTTTCGCCGCCAACTGCGCCACCTGCCATGGCATGGGGGCCAGCGGAACCCAGGACGGCCCCTCGCTGGTCGGCGTGGGCGCTGCCGCGGTTGACTTCCAGGTTGGTACCGGTCGTATGCCCATGCAGATGAACGGCCCGCAGGCCCAGAAGAAGCCCGTCCAGTTCAATGAAGAGCAGACCAAGCAGCTCTCGGCCTATGTCGCATCCCTGGGTGCAGGTCCGGCCATTCCGGAAGAGCACCTGCTCGATGGAAAGGGTGACGCCGCGAAGGGTGGAGAACTCTTCCGCGTCAACTGCGCCATGTGCCACAACGCCGCCGCGGCCGGCGGTGCACTGACCCGGGGTAAGTTCGCTCCGGCCCTGGCAGATGTCACCTCGCAGCACATCTACGAGGCAATGGCTACCGGTCCCCAGAACATGCCCGTCTTCAACGACTCGAATGTCACCCCCGAAGACAAGCGCGACATCATCACCTTCCTGAAGACCATTGAAGCCAATGGTTCACCGGGTGGTGCGGACCTCGGATCCCTCGGCCCGGTCTCTGAAGGCCTGTTCGTTTGGGTTGCCGGTTTGGGTGTCATCATCGCCTTCACGATCTGGCTGACGTCACGCACGTCCTGA
- a CDS encoding Lrp/AsnC family transcriptional regulator translates to MITAFVLIKTDASRIPETAEQISAIQGISEVYSVTGEWDLIAVARVSKHEDLADVIADRLSKVPSVVHTTTHIAFRAYSQHDLDAAFALGFE, encoded by the coding sequence GTGATCACCGCTTTTGTCCTGATCAAGACCGATGCCTCACGCATCCCGGAAACCGCCGAGCAAATTTCGGCCATCCAAGGCATCAGTGAGGTCTATTCAGTCACCGGCGAATGGGATCTTATTGCTGTCGCCAGGGTTTCCAAGCATGAAGATCTTGCCGACGTCATCGCCGACCGCCTGTCCAAGGTGCCTTCGGTGGTCCACACCACCACGCACATCGCTTTCCGTGCCTACTCGCAGCACGACCTCGATGCCGCCTTTGCACTGGGTTTTGAATAA